A segment of the Populus alba chromosome 9, ASM523922v2, whole genome shotgun sequence genome:
TAAATCAATAGCATATACTTGCAACACACCTACAAAGTTACATGGAGATCTGAGCCAAAACTGAACACCGTGAAGATCTGTTTCGTTTTGGTGAGGTTCAAGCACGTTCAACAACCATGAACTTGAACAGCACGCGTAAAAACAACAGCCATAACTCAATTCAAATGTCTCATAAGAATGCGTGAGGCGGACTAGGTGATCTTAAAGTTCGTCTGCAACAAATTATCGAGATCCAAACCACAAGTTAAAAGCTTAATATACACCAAGGTATTCAAATAACTTTCAGATAAACAAGAATCCCACAAGTCTTTAGCGTCCATGGGTCATTGACTTATGGAAGTGCTAACAATACTCTACACTTGAATAGCAGTTTACGCACTGAAAAAGTGAGGAGTAGCTCAGAATTTATGTAGCAACAGAGATCTAATCAATTTCATGAACACTTGTGATTCCAACGCTTTCTTTGGACTACAGTGCATGGTTGTAAAGGTTAACTGGTGACGTCGAAACCCAGGTAATGAGTTGGAGAAGGAAAGGAGCTCTTACAGCATCTTTCTTTGCATGCTACATATATCTTGCTTTTCAAGATGAAAGcattaataacattttaatatttccTCTTAGGATCCTCGAACATGTATGATTGGGTGCGGTTGAGCACCTTAGCCTTCCTTCTACCCGACGATAAGGATTAAGGAACAATTCTTAAAACGAGGAGTAGCATTAGCCGAAAGTTTGCTCACGTTCTTCATGGATGAGTGATTCTATTTATGTTCATGATAAACGCAACAGAAGCTCAAATAAACTGATGAGGTGTATGAAATAACTAcacaggaaaaataaattaaacataaagGAGGTGGAGCTGACTTTAACTTGTTGAAGAGCCGTGTGAAAGATTAACTCTCTGTTAGGATATTGCCATTTATTGGCAATACCCCACCACCACTAAGTGGTAGCACCATTAGTGCCACTAATGGTGGCATGTTTTAAGGTCTTCTTGTCCCACCATTGTctcccatgtgcagctgctggaaagaagaagagaagccaccattagCCTATAAATGAGGCATGCAAAGAGAGCTAAGTGAGATAGTAGAGAGAAGTGAGAGCAAACGTGAGTGTGTGCAAgagtgaagagagaaagaggagctgcaatggcagcagccattgcagcagctgcaaggcagcaagagagatgggagttgagtgattagatcctcctccatgtatttattgtatcctttctctaatctctaataaatggactctctcccgtggatgtaggcggttttgccgaaccacgtaaattattgtgtctcagtgtgcttatccctccgttgagcaattatcagttcatcaccggtcaccggactccgcccaacaattggtatcagagcatatggttaaagtggtgtttgatttttgctcaaaaatgaaagttgtcaaaattgtattttgaccataccactgtgtagaggaggacgagacgaagccactggtgaaaaccgcgTCGAAATCGGACGCCGTACATGTCCACACGCGCCGACGAAGAGACTGGCCACGCGCGCAGACGCGCGCCACGCGTCAcacgcgtcttcttcgcccggatggctgacccgacccgaataccagacGACCCGACCCACGTGGCTGACCCGGATAAGGGTGACGTCATCATGACGTAATTTGTGACGTCATCATGCACAGTAAGCATGGCCCAAGATGACATCATCATGATGTATTGGTGACGTCAGCAAACACAGTCAGCATGCCATGCCAGCAGACACGTCAGCGAAGTGGGACCCACATGccatgtcatcagccgcgagccgagccacGCCGAGCCGAGCTGAATTGGAACTGAGCCGAGCCGCGAGtcgagggataggatccagtgtagctgatcctacgtgcaaccggatctgagattgaatctgagccgttgatcaggccagaattgttttgatcaaatcttagccgtctgaagtgcgatttggacgattcaagacatgtttccagctaatttgatcattccggatgcaatggtacggtccgatcgttgagattcgagaccgaaaatggcagtggtgaattatgaaagagagattgcccgatcaggaggcatctgagggTCTGGACtgaggtcgatggagatgaagaagaagaagaagaaggtgcacatgtttacccaattacatgtgctaaactgttaaatggaaaaatataaTGCCTTggtggaaggcaaaattgggacactcaggacacccgagatgtggacgatttgaggtgtagagtgaaaactgatgaagaccaatcttgacgaatctaaacactagtagtctcgccagatgttgagaaatcaggtatgAAGCCAGGATACCCAGATCACTTGCAAAGGagagccgcaacaaagctagcaaatggttgtatatacggagagacagtacgatggatagatatagcctaagaagttctgtctaggagattgggttttaagcgggaccagtgtgacccctccaatctttcctgggaacttgcttagtggaaggattatccatacggtactattttcgtatatatagcagtttgtaatgaaacggttgaagactagcaggatgacggcacaaGGGGAATAGTTGGGTTCcgcatgatcaaggatctgatggagtggtgatttcttcaaagaagctagattcggtgactgtgatttctcaaggggagaattgatgaagaccctgataatggaagagaaatacagcaagggaataaagattggcaccctattttgacttggacaggtgttatgacaggatgagctgctgtcaaacataaacaaggaatagggagaaatctggagaacagaaattgcacaagggcacacggagattgtgcaagagtacccgagggatccaacgaggtactgtaatgagacaacaggtgcaaggagaagaagtgttcccagatgaagctcagagcagagactgttaaagtttgtacaacaggaagtcttttatgctcttgatgaagacaacaggcgaagacctttcaatgcatgcaaggatggaaagagagctgttgcagaggcacctaattgagggggtgcaaatgcctatgataaaaggcgaagacaccaaagagagtggtgtaggtggagctgtcaagcagaaaggcgtagaagctccaaacatagaaatcgaggtggaggattgcgaggagtataccgcaactttctctttctatatagtcagtggcagtaatctctcccaagtccacatggtggtagagaatcttgaagCCACTTGAGTCATCccgatgaaggaggatgagaccgctccaagacgagcggagacacctcggatggaaggtgtgagggccatgatatgagcccagttcagaccgccgcatgacgacgagcggagacacctcaagAGAAGGTGTGGGGGCCACGATATGAGcccagttcagaacgccccagagccgatgtgatggctagatataagtggacagatggatagccaatgaagtggctatgatgagtatgaagacaaatgcaggattgactttcatggatattgcccccatgctaaagatcaatgagctagaagacatttgccttggacaataagtgtgtgacttgtggagcattaagacgcggctgctatgaaggagcagagggcatgcgcaggttccgggaacgagttgactcttgtcaaggtggtgagctcggtaatggcattgtaatactcagagtatggagatagatatggatcaacctttaatgggctgcccccatggttaaaggtggagagctacctggactcttacgactaagagcgagagactcatggagaagtaaggcgtggttcctatggtggaacagagggcaggcgcaactcctagatgagtagactcttggaagagtggtgggcttgtgatcatattgagatactcaaataatgactgtcgcacttggaatatcagtttgagggggtgttgtaagccttggtgtaaggcttgataaatcattccggaccgagcatggctgatacgctcgaaggggaatgttgtgtcccagagacaagcgttaacactcttcagatgtgatgtgtgagaccatctggttgaagtgatcctttggtgtaagcaaaggtgtgctttggtgactctggttattgaaaggtttggcgagtacctgtaaacttggccacggACGCTCTCgaaatggtaagcttggaagagctgcaggatgcaagcttgtgctgaaaaagcaagaggacaattgcccacataaatggcaaagggggtgattgttaggataTTGCCATTTATTGGCAATACCCCACCACCACTAAGTGGTAGCACCATTAGTGCCACTAATGGTGGCATGTTTTAAGGTCTTCTTGTCCCACCATTGTctcccatgtgcagctgctggaaagaagaagagaagccaccattagCCTATAAATGAGGCATGCAAAGAGAGCTAAGTGAGATAGTAGAGAGAAGTGAGAGCAAACGTGAGTGTGTGCAAgagtgaagagagaaagaggagctgcaatggcagcagccattgcagcagctgcaaggcagcaagagagatgggagttgagtgattagatcctcctccatgtatttattgtatcctttctctaatctctaataaatggactctctcccgtggatgtaggcggttttgccgaaccacgtaaattattgtgtctcagtgtgcttatccctccgttgagcaattatcagttcatcaccggtcaccggacTCCGCCCAACACTCTCAAGCGAACATTTACTTGATCAAGAATTATGATACGTGATATTAGCTCAATCCTCGTATATGGTCGTTTTTGACAACTATAAAAGGAGCTGTTATCAATGACAATTTCATTACCAAAGTAGCAAACTAGCCTTTAACAATGAAGAATCAACTCAGGTCTTGCTCGACAGTTCTGAGTTTACTCCTAATGCTTGTTGCTGTATCAGAGGCATCTGTATCAGGCATGGTAAGCGCCCCAAGTTATGCAAGATGCATGATCAAGAGATACAGGCATTGCTATAACCTGGAGCATACTTGCCCTTCATTCTGCCATAATGGCTGCACAGTCGAATGTGTCTCTTGCATGCCTATGTGTGTTGGAGACTCGAGCCCGATCCTAGACTATTCTTTTTCGTTGCCAAACCCTCTCGCTCTTCTTCCACTAGAATTCCCAAAATCTCATACCCGTTCGTTGCTAAATATTCATCCATCAGAGTCTAATGGCAATGATGGCAAAAGTCCACCAAAATCTGAAGTGTCTAATGAAAAGCCATCACCTCCAGGACATAGCGGCGATGGTGGTGGTGAATCTGAAGGATCTAACAAGAAGCCCTCACCTCCAGTAGACAGCAATCATGATGATGGATCTAACAAAAAGCCTTCACCTCCAGAAAACAACGGCCATGACAACTCTGAAGGATCTTACAAAACGCCTCCACCACCAGATTCTGATCATCCACCATCTCAAACCCCTCCAATTTATGTAACTCCGCCCTCAACTCCATCATCTTCGCCATCATCACACTCACCTCCTACAACCATTCCATCTTCACCACCATGGTCAACACCTTCACCAACACCTCCTACTACCACTCCCTCTTCACCTTCACCTCCATCTTCTTCCACTCCTCCACCAACACCTCCTACTACCACTCCTACTTCACCTTCTCCTCCATCTCAATCCACACCTTCTCCAACACCTCCTAACATCACTCCATCTTCACCTTCACCAACACCTCCTACCACCACTCCCTCTTCTTCACCTTCACCTCCATCTTCATCCACTCCTTCTCCAACACCTCCTACCACCATTCCATCTTCACCTTCACCTCCATCTCAATCCACACCTTCTCCAACACCTCCTACTACCACTCCACCTTCACCTTCACCTCAATCTTCATCAACACCTCCCAACACTACTGCTTCACCATCTACACCTACTCCAACACCTCCTACAACACCATCTAATCCTTCTCCACCATCTACTCCTACAGCGTCTCCGCATACTCCCACTCCACCTACTTCCTCTTCTCCCCCTCCATCGA
Coding sequences within it:
- the LOC118059010 gene encoding uncharacterized protein; translation: MKNQLRSCSTVLSLLLMLVAVSEASVSGMVSAPSYARCMIKRYRHCYNLEHTCPSFCHNGCTVECVSCMPMCVGDSSPILDYSFSLPNPLALLPLEFPKSHTRSLLNIHPSESNGNDGKSPPKSEVSNEKPSPPGHSGDGGGESEGSNKKPSPPVDSNHDDGSNKKPSPPENNGHDNSEGSYKTPPPPDSDHPPSQTPPIYVTPPSTPSSSPSSHSPPTTIPSSPPWSTPSPTPPTTTPSSPSPPSSSTPPPTPPTTTPTSPSPPSQSTPSPTPPNITPSSPSPTPPTTTPSSSPSPPSSSTPSPTPPTTIPSSPSPPSQSTPSPTPPTTTPPSPSPQSSSTPPNTTASPSTPTPTPPTTPSNPSPPSTPTASPHTPTPPTSSSPPPSTPSTSPKTARCKNKYYPRCYNTEHVCPSACPGGCEIDCGTCKPVCKCDRPGAVCQDPRFIGGDGITFYFHGKKDHDFCLLSDPNLHINAHFIGKRNENLTRDFTWVQSISIFFDKHQLFLGALKASTWDDSADRLSLAFDGEPLNFPGNEGSKWQSTSVPSVSITRISDSNNVVVEVEGLLKITAKVVPITEEDSRIHNYGITKDDCFAHLDLGFKFYSLSNEVDGVLGQTYRPGYVSRVNVGAKMAVMGGNKEFATSSLSTPDCAVARFRGGNGFEGAGYMGGLELPSMRCASGIDGEGVVCKR